The Sphingomonas aliaeris genome segment GAAACCGCGTCCGTAGCCCGCGTTCAGCGTATGGCTGCGGCCCGGCTCGGCGATCAGCAGGGCGAGCGCGGCGACATGCGCCGCCGCTAGATCGCTGACATGGATGTAATCGCGCACCCCCGTACCATCGGGCGTGTCGAAATCGGTGCCGAAGATCGCCACGCTGTCCCGCTTGCCCGTTGCCGCCTCGACCGCGACCTTGATCAGATGCGTCGCACCCGCGGTCGATTGCCCGCTGCGCCCCTGCGGATCGGCGCCCGCGACGTTGAAGTAGCGCAATGCGGCATAGTTCATCGGATGCGCCGCTGCGACGTCGCGCAGCATCGCTTCGGTCATCAGCTTCGACATGCCGTACGGGTTGATCGGCACGGTCGGGCTCGTCTCCGAAACCGTCTCCGTATCGGGCGTACCGTAGGTCGCGGCCGTCGAGGAGAAGATGAAATGCGGCACGCCCTCCGTCACGGCGCTTTCGATCAGCGATCGGCTGGCGGCGGTGTTGTTGCGGTAATATTTGAGCGGGTCGGTGACCGACTCCGGCACCACGACCGATCCGGCGAAATGCATGATCGCCTGGACGTGATGGCCCCGGATCGCGGCGCGGACTCGACCCTCATCTTCTATCGCGCATTCGATCAGCGTCGCGCGCTCGTCCACCGCCCAGGAAAAGCCCGTGACGAGATTGTCGACCACGACGACGTCATAGCCCGCATCCAGCAACGCCAGCACCGCGTGGCTGCCGATGTAACCCGCACCACCCGTCACCATCACCGTCATGTCGCGCTTGTCGGCCATCTCGGTCGCTCCTGAACACCGCCTCGTCCTCGTCCGACTATCAGCGCCGATTGCTTCGCGCCACCGGCATCCTATCTTCTGTGTAACATTCAGGAGTTTTGATGATGGAAAGCGAAGTCGCGACCCTTGCGGGCGGATGTTTCTGGTGCACCGAAGCGGTGTTCAACGACGTGATCGGCGTGACCAAGGTCGAAAGCGGCTATATCGGCGGCGACGTGCCAAACCCGACGTACAAGCAGGTCTGCGGCGGCGATACCGGCCATGCCGAGGCGATCCGCATCACGTTCGATCCAGAACAGCTTCATTATGGCGACCTGCTCGACATCTTCTTCGCGACGCACGATCCGACGCAGTTGAACCGCCAGGGCAACGATGTCGGCACGCAATACCGCTCCGCAATCTTTCCGCATTCCGAGGAGCAGGAAACCGAAGCCCGCGCAGCAATGGCCCGCACCGGCGCGACGTCGTCAGGTCCGATCGTCACGACGATCGAGCCGCTGTCGCAATGGTATCCGGCGGAGGATTATCATCAGGAATATTGGGAAACGTCGGGCCGCAGCAACCCCTATTGCATGGCCGTCATCCCGCCCAAGCTCCAGAAACTCCGCAAGAGCTTCGCAGCACGCTCGAAAGCCGCGGTCACCGCCTGATAAAGGTTCTGTTCGCGCAGAGGCGCAGAGGACGCAGAGAAGAACAAGAAACGAAAGCGTCAGCTTTCCCCTCATCTTCTCCGCGTCTCCGCGTGAACAAAATCTCGGTCCGACACGATAAGATTGGATAGAGGTTCACGCGGAGACGCGGAGACGCGGAGAAAGAAGCAAGACGAGCACTCCCTCTCTCTCTCTCTCTCTCTCTCTCTCTCTCGGCGTTCTCTGTGCCTCTGCGCGAACCAGCCTTCTAGCGATGCGCCGCGCGGGCGATCCGGTCGTTGATCGCCGCGCCGATGCCGACCGAAGGGATCGGCACGATCGCGATCGTCCGCCGGTCGCTCGCATCCGCCCGGTGGAGCGCATCGAACAAAGACGCAGCGGCTTCGGTCAGGTCGCCGGCCTCCGACAAAGTGTCGTCCCCCTTAATCCCACCGAAACCGATCAGCCACTCGCCCGCACGCCGGTCGGTCGCGTTCAGGCGCAACGGCTTTTTCGGGGCATAATGGCTCGCGAGTTGCCCCGGCGCGGTGATCGCGCCCGTAGCCGCCCGCGCCTCGACCGCTCGCGAAAGAACCTTCGACAGCGCCTCCGCCGTGATCGGCCCCTCGCGCAGGATGCGCGCGCCGCCGCCCGTCGCGACGATCGTCGATTCCAGCCCCGCCTCGGTCGCCCCATCGTCGATCACCAGCGGGATGCGTCCATCTAGCGTCGCGACGACATGCGCCGCTCGCGTCGGGCTGATCGCATTGCTGGCATTGGCGGAGGGCGCGGCCAGCGGCGTTCCCGTCGCTTCCAGCAGCACCCGCATCGCGCGGTGCGCGGGCACGCGGATCGCGACCGTGTCCAGCCCCGCCGTGACGAGCGACGCCAGCCCCGAATCCGCCCGCACCGGCAGCACCAAGGTCAACGGTCCCGGCCAGAATGCCGCCGCCAGCCTCATCGCATCGGCGTCGAACAGCGCCAGCCGTTCCGCCGCCGCCCGGTCGAGCACATGAACGATCAGCGGGTTGAAGCTCGGCCGTCCCTTGGCCGCGTAAATGCCCGCGACCGCGCGCGAAATCGCACGCGTCGGCGGCGAGGCCGTAGACCGTTTCCGTGGGTATGGCGACGCATCCCCCCGCCGCGACGACCTTCGCCGCAGCCGCAATCGCAGCCTCGCCGTAGGGTAAGACGATCGTCGGGATATGCGGATTTGGATCGGCCATCGCCCGGCGCTATAGCCCGCGAAAGCCAAGAGGATAAGAGCGATGCCCTTCACCCCCGCCACCGCCGACCAGCGCTTCGTGCTGACCCACGTCACCCGCATCGCGGATCTCGCCGCGAGCGAACGCTTCGCCGCCGCGAGCGACGACGTGGTCGATGCCGTGCTGGAAGGCGTCGGGCAGTTGGCGGAGGGCGAATGGGCACCGCTCGCCCGCGCCGGGGATACGGTCGGCGCGAAATGGACGCCCGACGGCGTGGTGATGCCGGACGGCTTCGTCCAGGCCTATCACGATTATGTCGAGGGTGGCTGGGGCATGATCGGCGTGCCGGAGGAATTCGGCGGACAGGGCCTGCCCTTCGCGATCCAGACCGCGGTGCTGGATACATTGGGCAGCGCGAACATGGGCTTCGCGCTCGCCCCCACGCTGACGGTCGGCGCGATCGAGGCGCTGGCGCATCACGGATCGCCGGAACAGCAGGCTTTGTACCTGCCGCATCTGGCGACCGGCGAATGGACCGGGACGATGAACCTGACCGAGCCGCAGGCCGGTTCCGACGTCGGCGCATTGCGCACGCAGGCCAGGCCGCTCGGCGACGGGAAGTGGTCGATCAAGGGCACCAAGATCTATATCTCGTTTGGCGATCACGACATGGCGCCGAACATCGTCCACCTTGTCCTCGCGCGGACGCCGGGTGCACCGGCGGGGACCAAGGGCATCTCGCTGTTTCTCGTGCCCAAGTTCCGGCTGGATGCGGACGGCAATCCGGCCGAGCCGAACGACGTCCGCGTCGTGTCGATCGAACACAAGATGGGGCTGCACGCCTCCCCCACCTGCGTGTTGAGCTTCGGCGATCATGACGATTGCATCGGCGAGCTGATCGGCCCGGAATATGGCGGCATCCGCGCGATGTTCACGATGATGAACAATGCGCGCCTCAACGTCGGCCTGCAGGGCGTCCAGGTGGCCGAGGGTGCGACGCAGGCGGCGGTCGCCTATGCGCTGGAGCGCGTGCAATCCGCTCGCGCCGGCTCCACCAGCCGCGATTCGGTGCGCATCGTCGAGCATCCCGACGTCCGCCGCATGTTAATGCGGATGAAGGCGCAGACGCAGGCCGCGCGCGCCTTGGTCTACCTCGCCGCAGCGCAGGTCGATCGTGCGACGCTTGGCGAAGCGGGCGCACAGAACCGGCTGGAAATCCTCACCCCGCTGGCCAAGGCGCACGGCACCGATATCGGCTGCGAAGTCTCCTCGATCGGCATCCAGGTGTTCGGCGGGATGGGCTATATCGAGGAGACGGGCGCGGCGCAGTTCTTCCGCGATGCGCGCATCACCCCGATCTACGAGGGCACGAACGGCATACAGGCGGCGGATCTGGTCGGCCGCAAGCTGGGGCTCGACAATGGCGGCGCGTTCAACGCGCTGATCGCCGACATGAAGGCGGAGGCAAAGGATGCCACGCTGATCATGCTGATCGAGACGTGCGACGAGATCGGCCGCGCGATGATGGCGCTGGACGCGGACGACAAGCTGGCCGGATCCTATCCGTTCCTGACGATGCTGTCGGTCGCGGTGTGCGGCTGGCTGATGGAACGGCAGGGCCGCATCGTGGCGGACAGCGGCGAGGCGTCGGACTTCCTGGCGATGAAGGCGGCTGCGGCGAAATTCTATATCGACCAGATCGTTCCGGAAGCGCTGGGGCTGAAGGCCGCGGCGACGGCGAAGGCGGACGTCCTCTACTCGGTCGCGGCGGAACTGTTCGCGGCATGAGCTTCGATCTCGACGCCTATCTGGCGCGTATCGCGCTGGGTGCGCGGCCGTCGCCCGATGCGGCGGGGCTGGAGCGTTTGCAACACGCGCACCGCATGACGATCCCGTTCGAGAATCTCGACGTCGTCCTTGGTCGCGGGATCCGGATCGACAGCGACTCCGTCTCCGCCAAGCTGGTGACGGCGCGGCGTGGCGGATATTGTTTCGAACATAACCGGTTGTGCGGCGATGCGCTCGCGGCCCTCGGGTTCGAGGCGCGACCGTTGCTGGCGCGCGTCTGGCTGGCGCCGCCCGCGACGGCCGACGGGGTACCGGGAAAAACGCATACGCTTAGCCTCGTGCGGATCGACGGGCAGGACTGGATCGCCGATTGCGGCTTCGGCGGCAGCTATTCGCCACCTATGCCGCTCGTCGATGGCGCCACCGCGACCGGCCCGGACGGGACGACCTCCCGATTGCAGCGCGACGAGACGTTCGGCTGGATGCTGTCACGCGATGCGGGTGGCGACCCGCGGCCGCAATTCAGCTTCACGCTGGACCCGGTGTGGGAATCGGACCTACTGATGGGCAATCACTGGTGCTCGACCGCACCCGCGAGCCGCTTCACCCAGGCACCGATCGTCAGCGTGGTGCTGCCCAAGGGATTCGCCGGACTGAACGGCGTGTCCTATCGCCGTCGCAGCGGTGGTGAGGAGACTGTCGCGGAAATCACCGACCGCCGCGTCTACCGATTGCGGTTGAACATGTTGTTCGGGATCGACCTGACACCCGAGGACGTGGACGCGCTGGGACTTTTTCCGGCGAGTTAGAGCGCAGGAAATTCACCACCACCCGTTCGTGCTGAGCCTGTCGAAGCACCCTGTCCGTGGTGCACGCAATTCGACAAGCTCCGGACGAACGGTCGGTGTGGACCGGCGCTAATGTCATCTCGCTCAAAGGGCAGTTCTGCCCAACCGACCAGGTTTTGGAGCGACGGGCAGCGGCCCGTACTCGTCCGGTCTAGGCCCGCTCGCGTTCCAGCAGGTCGGCGGCGTCGAGCCCGAGCAGGTCGATATGGCTGCGGATGCGCGGCCAGCTGGTCTTCAGGAACAGCTCGCGTTCGGCGATCTTCAGCTTTTCCGCGGCCCCGGGTAGCACGAACATGCCCACCCCGCGCCGGACCTCGACATAGCCGTCGTCCTGGAAGCTCTGATACGCCTTGGCGACGGTTAGCGGATTGGCACCATGTTCCGCGGCAAGCGCGCGGACGGACGGGAGTTGATCCCCGGCGCGGAAGTCGCCGCGCAGTATCGCGGCCGAGATCGTCGCACGCAGCTTCAGGTAAACCGGGCTGTCTTCGCTGTTGAGCGCTGTCATGCTGACTTAATACACCAAAGGGCCGGGACGTCCAGCATCAATTATGACCAAGCGGATACAATCGTGCCCATTTCGGGACGCGGGCGTTCGTCGAGCGGACGCGACGGCGTGCCGATGAACATGAATCCGGCAATCCGCTCGGGTGCGGCGCCGAACGCATCGCGCACCGCGTCGCTGAAGCTGGGCCAACCGGTCAGCCAGCCGCCGGCAAACCCGCTGGCATGCACCGCGTGGAGCAGGTTCATGCACACTGCCCCGGCGGACAATTCCTGCTCCCACAACGGGATATGGCTCTGCGTCTTGGGCGAGAACAGCACGACGACCAAGGTCGGCGCCTGATGCGCGAACTGTTCGAGCGATTCGATCTCCAGTCGCGCCGCCTGCGGGCGTTCCTCGCGGTACGCCTTGACGATCACTTCGGCGAGCAGGTCGCGCTTCTCTTCGGGCACGATCACGAAACGCCACGGCGCGAGTTTGCCGTGATCGGGCGTCCGCGCGGCGATCTGGAGGATTTCGGCCAGCTGCGTCGCGTCGGGGCCGGGCGCGACCAGATCGCGCGGCTTGCCGGAACGGCGGGTGGCGAGCAGCGAGAGCAGGGTGGTGGTGTCGTTGAACATCCCCGTCATCTAGTCACGACGCTCGCGTATTTACACCCGGGCGATTGCCGCTAGTCTCCGCTCCCATCCGACACGCCGCATCAGACGGCCGCACGTATAATCGCTCAAGCGTTTCAGGGAGCTTTGTAAAAATGGTCGACACCCCCACCGCGGATTCCCGCGGCGAGCCGGATATCAGCCACGTAAATCCGGCAGAACAGAAGACCTGGTTCGGCCATCCGCCGCAGCTCGCCC includes the following:
- the galE gene encoding UDP-glucose 4-epimerase GalE, whose translation is MADKRDMTVMVTGGAGYIGSHAVLALLDAGYDVVVVDNLVTGFSWAVDERATLIECAIEDEGRVRAAIRGHHVQAIMHFAGSVVVPESVTDPLKYYRNNTAASRSLIESAVTEGVPHFIFSSTAATYGTPDTETVSETSPTVPINPYGMSKLMTEAMLRDVAAAHPMNYAALRYFNVAGADPQGRSGQSTAGATHLIKVAVEAATGKRDSVAIFGTDFDTPDGTGVRDYIHVSDLAAAHVAALALLIAEPGRSHTLNAGYGRGFSVNEVLDAVDRVTNVQVVRNPQGRRAGDPAALISDNSAILKTLDWTPARDDLDLIVADALAWERKLSERA
- a CDS encoding GntR family transcriptional regulator, yielding MTALNSEDSPVYLKLRATISAAILRGDFRAGDQLPSVRALAAEHGANPLTVAKAYQSFQDDGYVEVRRGVGMFVLPGAAEKLKIAERELFLKTSWPRIRSHIDLLGLDAADLLERERA
- a CDS encoding nitroreductase family protein — encoded protein: MFNDTTTLLSLLATRRSGKPRDLVAPGPDATQLAEILQIAARTPDHGKLAPWRFVIVPEEKRDLLAEVIVKAYREERPQAARLEIESLEQFAHQAPTLVVVLFSPKTQSHIPLWEQELSAGAVCMNLLHAVHASGFAGGWLTGWPSFSDAVRDAFGAAPERIAGFMFIGTPSRPLDERPRPEMGTIVSAWS
- a CDS encoding acyl-CoA dehydrogenase; amino-acid sequence: MPFTPATADQRFVLTHVTRIADLAASERFAAASDDVVDAVLEGVGQLAEGEWAPLARAGDTVGAKWTPDGVVMPDGFVQAYHDYVEGGWGMIGVPEEFGGQGLPFAIQTAVLDTLGSANMGFALAPTLTVGAIEALAHHGSPEQQALYLPHLATGEWTGTMNLTEPQAGSDVGALRTQARPLGDGKWSIKGTKIYISFGDHDMAPNIVHLVLARTPGAPAGTKGISLFLVPKFRLDADGNPAEPNDVRVVSIEHKMGLHASPTCVLSFGDHDDCIGELIGPEYGGIRAMFTMMNNARLNVGLQGVQVAEGATQAAVAYALERVQSARAGSTSRDSVRIVEHPDVRRMLMRMKAQTQAARALVYLAAAQVDRATLGEAGAQNRLEILTPLAKAHGTDIGCEVSSIGIQVFGGMGYIEETGAAQFFRDARITPIYEGTNGIQAADLVGRKLGLDNGGAFNALIADMKAEAKDATLIMLIETCDEIGRAMMALDADDKLAGSYPFLTMLSVAVCGWLMERQGRIVADSGEASDFLAMKAAAAKFYIDQIVPEALGLKAAATAKADVLYSVAAELFAA
- the msrA gene encoding peptide-methionine (S)-S-oxide reductase MsrA — translated: MESEVATLAGGCFWCTEAVFNDVIGVTKVESGYIGGDVPNPTYKQVCGGDTGHAEAIRITFDPEQLHYGDLLDIFFATHDPTQLNRQGNDVGTQYRSAIFPHSEEQETEARAAMARTGATSSGPIVTTIEPLSQWYPAEDYHQEYWETSGRSNPYCMAVIPPKLQKLRKSFAARSKAAVTA
- a CDS encoding arylamine N-acetyltransferase family protein, which produces MSFDLDAYLARIALGARPSPDAAGLERLQHAHRMTIPFENLDVVLGRGIRIDSDSVSAKLVTARRGGYCFEHNRLCGDALAALGFEARPLLARVWLAPPATADGVPGKTHTLSLVRIDGQDWIADCGFGGSYSPPMPLVDGATATGPDGTTSRLQRDETFGWMLSRDAGGDPRPQFSFTLDPVWESDLLMGNHWCSTAPASRFTQAPIVSVVLPKGFAGLNGVSYRRRSGGEETVAEITDRRVYRLRLNMLFGIDLTPEDVDALGLFPAS